The proteins below are encoded in one region of Hordeum vulgare subsp. vulgare chromosome 3H, MorexV3_pseudomolecules_assembly, whole genome shotgun sequence:
- the LOC123440928 gene encoding uncharacterized protein LOC123440928: protein MVSSHPIITMPIVELILDRGRLGAGGIGMEPKAETSKRNNGGLSLHPSVVVQFTPHPTKPLPSSFPHSHSSAQMEKLWVNRMENEEVATWLFLKHSSMAEQQPGGLPEHQARALSAAYRCVCVTDKPIWTFRDLASLEVLPS from the exons ATGGTCTCATCCCAtcccatcatcaccatgcctatcGTAGAATTAATTCTTGACCGTGGGAGACTGGGAGCAGGTGGAATCGGAATGGAACCCAAAGCCGAAACCTCCAAACGCAATAATGGCGGGCTCTCCCTTCATCCTTCAGTAGTAGTCCAGTTCACCCCACACCCCACGAAACCACTCCCCTCTTCATTCCCACATTCCCATTCCTCGGCGCAGATGGAGAAGCTCTGGGTGAACCGCATGGAGAACGAGGAGGTCGCGACCTGGCTCTTCTTGAAGCACAGCTCCATGGCGGAGCAGCAGCCGGGCGGCCTCCCGGAGCACCAGGCCCGCGCGCTCTCCGCCGCTTACCGCTGCGTCTGTGTCACCGACAAGCCCATCTGGACCTTCCGCGACCTGGCCAGTCTCGA GGTCCTTCCTTCTTGA